The Streptomyces sp. CC0208 genome window below encodes:
- a CDS encoding hemolysin III family protein: MTPPAPDADAPSLPHQIKQHAHDLAEPIKPKLRGWLHLGMFPTALIAGLVLTALADSTRGRIACGIFALTACLLFGVSALYHRGTWSPRMDGVLRRLDHANIFLIIAGTYTPLTMLLLPGSKGRLLLWGIWGAAVAGILFRVFWVGAPRWLYTPCYIAMGWAAVFFLPDFMRAGGVAVLVLVVTGGLLYSAGGVIYGIKRPNPSPRWFGFHEVFHSLTVAAFAVHYVGISLVAYQHT, encoded by the coding sequence ATGACGCCGCCCGCCCCCGACGCCGACGCACCGTCCCTGCCTCACCAGATCAAGCAGCACGCCCACGACCTGGCCGAGCCCATCAAGCCGAAGCTGCGCGGCTGGCTCCACCTCGGCATGTTCCCGACCGCACTGATCGCGGGGCTGGTGCTCACCGCCCTCGCGGACTCCACCAGAGGCCGGATCGCCTGCGGCATCTTCGCCCTGACCGCCTGCCTGCTGTTCGGCGTCAGCGCGCTGTACCACCGGGGCACCTGGAGCCCCCGCATGGACGGCGTCCTGCGACGACTGGATCACGCCAACATCTTCCTGATCATCGCGGGCACCTACACCCCGCTGACCATGCTGCTCCTGCCGGGCAGCAAGGGGCGCCTGCTGCTGTGGGGCATCTGGGGTGCCGCGGTGGCCGGCATCCTCTTCCGGGTCTTCTGGGTCGGCGCCCCGCGCTGGCTCTACACCCCCTGCTACATCGCGATGGGCTGGGCCGCGGTCTTCTTCCTGCCCGACTTCATGCGTGCCGGCGGGGTCGCGGTCCTGGTCCTGGTCGTCACCGGCGGCCTGCTGTACAGCGCGGGCGGCGTGATCTACGGCATCAAGCGGCCGAACCCGTCACCGCGCTGGTTCGGCTTCCACGAGGTGTTCCACTCCCTGACCGTGGCCGCGTTCGCCGTCCACTACGTCGGCATCTCGCTGGTGGCGTACCAGCACACATAG
- a CDS encoding DHA2 family efflux MFS transporter permease subunit, translating into METITPDPRRWWALAALVASMLTLGFDLTILNVALPTMAADLDAGTGAQQWMADAYVVVFAALMLPAGLLGDRFGRRRMLIAGLAVFLSGSLVGALAGDVNAVIAARALMGVGGALVTPLALSVLPTLFAPDERTKAVGIVSAASALGLPLGPIIGGWLLNHFWWGSVFLVNVPMAAIGIAACVFLLPETRDPSSPRVDALSTALTVTGLGALVYAIIEAPTRGWGDPLVLGMLAASAVLIAALVLRERRVRHPMLDMTLLTHRGFLFNTIAATLVNFILSGLLFVLPPFLQAVLGHDALGTGVRLLPMMGGLLVASRLAPKVVTRFGARATVSAGLVVLAFAGLLGSRTTVDSGYGFVALWLSLTGFGFGLSLIPAMNGGLSALPRDRAGSGSGLLMTMRQVGGAIGIALLGSLLAGTFRDRLDVTGLPAQAADTAGESVVAAHQVAQRTGSADLLASANSAYVHGMGVVLLVCGIAALVAALLAAAFLPGTPRPAETPTDPDMAAEEAHA; encoded by the coding sequence ATGGAAACCATCACTCCGGACCCCCGTCGCTGGTGGGCCCTGGCCGCCCTCGTCGCGAGCATGCTGACGCTCGGCTTCGACCTGACGATCCTCAACGTGGCACTGCCGACGATGGCCGCCGACCTCGACGCCGGCACCGGCGCGCAGCAATGGATGGCGGACGCCTACGTCGTCGTCTTCGCGGCCCTGATGCTCCCCGCGGGCCTCCTCGGCGACCGGTTCGGACGGCGCCGGATGCTCATCGCGGGACTCGCGGTCTTCCTCTCCGGATCACTGGTCGGCGCACTGGCCGGCGACGTGAACGCGGTCATCGCCGCCCGCGCGCTGATGGGCGTCGGCGGCGCCCTCGTCACCCCGCTCGCGCTCTCCGTGCTGCCCACGCTCTTCGCTCCCGACGAACGCACCAAGGCCGTCGGCATCGTCTCCGCCGCCTCCGCGCTCGGCCTGCCACTCGGCCCGATCATCGGCGGCTGGCTGCTGAACCACTTCTGGTGGGGCTCGGTCTTCCTGGTCAACGTCCCCATGGCCGCGATCGGCATCGCCGCCTGCGTCTTCCTGCTCCCCGAGACCCGCGACCCCTCCTCCCCCAGGGTCGACGCCCTCTCCACCGCGCTCACCGTCACCGGCCTCGGCGCCCTCGTCTACGCGATCATCGAGGCACCCACCCGAGGCTGGGGCGACCCCCTGGTGCTCGGCATGCTCGCCGCGTCCGCCGTCCTGATCGCCGCCCTGGTGCTGCGCGAACGCCGGGTCCGGCACCCCATGCTCGACATGACCCTGCTCACCCACCGCGGCTTCCTCTTCAACACCATCGCCGCGACCCTCGTGAACTTCATCCTCTCCGGCCTGCTGTTCGTCCTCCCGCCCTTCCTCCAGGCCGTCCTCGGCCACGACGCGCTCGGCACCGGCGTCCGCCTGCTGCCGATGATGGGCGGACTGCTGGTCGCCTCCCGTCTCGCCCCCAAGGTCGTCACCCGCTTCGGCGCCCGCGCCACGGTCAGCGCCGGCCTGGTGGTCCTGGCCTTCGCCGGACTCCTGGGCAGCCGTACGACCGTGGACTCCGGCTACGGATTCGTCGCGCTGTGGCTCTCCCTCACCGGCTTCGGCTTCGGTCTCTCGCTCATCCCCGCCATGAACGGCGGCCTCAGCGCCCTGCCCCGCGACCGCGCCGGCAGCGGCTCCGGACTCCTGATGACCATGCGCCAGGTCGGCGGCGCGATCGGCATCGCCCTGCTCGGCAGCCTGCTCGCCGGCACCTTCCGGGACCGCCTCGACGTCACCGGACTGCCCGCCCAGGCCGCCGACACCGCCGGGGAGTCCGTGGTCGCCGCCCACCAGGTCGCCCAGCGCACCGGCTCGGCCGACCTGCTGGCCTCCGCGAACAGCGCCTACGTCCACGGCATGGGCGTCGTCCTGCTGGTCTGCGGCATCGCGGCCCTCGTCGCCGCACTCCTCGCGGCCGCGTTCCTGCCGGGCACACCCCGCCCGGCCGAGACCCCCACGGACCCGGACATGGCTGCCGAGGAGGCCCATGCCTGA
- a CDS encoding TetR family transcriptional regulator: MTPVHSTPPADLSQLGLRERKKIKTRTAIRDATYALIEEQGYETTTVEQIAERAEVSPSTVFRYFPTKEDIVLTDEYDPVMLEELLARPADEPWMESVRHILHRALDVSEADHEVTRLRARLMIQVPAVRARMMQSMSVTGRLLAGAIAERTGRDADDLEVRVQTMSLIGGLTEVYQYWAENGMRDDLHALTDRALHVMEHGLPPKKP; the protein is encoded by the coding sequence ATGACGCCCGTACACTCCACTCCCCCCGCTGACCTCTCCCAGCTGGGACTTCGCGAGCGGAAGAAGATCAAGACCCGGACGGCGATCCGCGACGCGACGTACGCGCTGATCGAGGAACAGGGCTACGAGACCACCACGGTCGAGCAGATCGCCGAGCGCGCCGAGGTGTCGCCGTCCACGGTCTTCCGCTACTTCCCCACGAAGGAGGACATCGTCCTCACGGACGAGTACGACCCCGTCATGCTGGAGGAACTGCTCGCCCGGCCGGCGGACGAGCCGTGGATGGAGTCCGTACGGCACATCCTGCACCGCGCCCTCGACGTCTCCGAGGCGGACCACGAGGTGACCCGGCTGCGCGCCCGTCTGATGATCCAGGTCCCCGCGGTCCGCGCCCGCATGATGCAGAGCATGTCCGTCACCGGCCGACTGCTCGCCGGCGCCATCGCGGAACGCACCGGCCGGGACGCGGACGACCTGGAGGTACGGGTCCAGACGATGTCCCTGATCGGCGGTCTCACCGAGGTCTACCAGTACTGGGCGGAGAACGGCATGCGAGACGACCTGCACGCCCTCACCGACCGCGCCCTGCACGTCATGGAACACGGACTTCCCCCGAAAAAGCCCTGA
- a CDS encoding Mut7-C RNAse domain-containing protein — translation MSAPEIHVEFAPELALFVPQGRRLGATPVTTDGTSSLGHVVESLGVPLTEVGTLRVDGHEVPRSYVPAAGDTVDVLPVARPQQVPGAPLRFLLDVHLGTLARRLRLLGVDTAYESTDIGDPALATRSATEKRVMLSRDRGLLHRRELWAGAFVYSTRPEDQLRDILDRFRPELRPWTRCTACNGLLREATKEQVADRLEHGTERSYDVFAQCDECGRPYWKGAHHEQLEQIVANALADANRPTPPATPPRRS, via the coding sequence GTGAGCGCACCCGAGATCCACGTCGAATTCGCCCCGGAGCTGGCCCTGTTCGTCCCGCAGGGACGCCGCCTCGGCGCCACCCCGGTCACCACCGACGGCACCTCCTCCCTCGGCCATGTCGTGGAGTCCCTCGGCGTCCCGCTCACCGAGGTCGGCACACTGCGCGTCGACGGCCACGAGGTGCCGAGGTCGTACGTCCCCGCCGCGGGCGACACCGTCGACGTCCTCCCGGTCGCCCGCCCCCAACAGGTCCCCGGCGCCCCGCTCCGCTTCCTCCTCGACGTCCACCTCGGCACCCTCGCCCGCCGACTGCGCCTGCTCGGCGTGGACACCGCCTACGAGTCCACGGACATCGGCGACCCCGCTCTCGCCACCCGCTCGGCGACCGAGAAACGCGTCATGCTCAGCCGCGACCGGGGCCTGCTGCACCGCAGGGAACTGTGGGCGGGCGCCTTCGTCTACAGCACCCGCCCCGAGGACCAGCTCCGCGACATCCTGGACCGCTTCCGCCCCGAACTACGCCCCTGGACCCGCTGCACCGCCTGCAACGGCCTGCTGCGCGAGGCCACCAAGGAGCAGGTCGCGGACCGGCTGGAGCACGGCACGGAACGCTCGTACGACGTCTTCGCCCAGTGCGACGAATGCGGCCGCCCCTACTGGAAGGGCGCACACCACGAACAGCTGGAGCAGATCGTGGCGAACGCCCTGGCGGACGCTAACCGCCCAACGCCACCCGCAACGCCTCCGCGTCGGTCGTAG
- a CDS encoding thioredoxin domain-containing protein produces the protein MPNRLAHETSPYLLQHADNPVDWWPWSAEAFEEARKTNKPVLLSVGYSSCHWCHVMAQESFEDQATADLLNEHFVSVKVDREERPDVDAVYMEAVQAATGQGGWPMTVFLTPDAEPFYFGTYFPPSPRQGMPSFRQVLEGVRAAWTDRRDEVAEVAGKIVRDLAGREISYGDSQAPGEEQLAAALLGLTREYDAQRGGFGGAPKFPPSMVVEFLLRHHARTGAEGALQMAQDTCERMARGGIHDQLGGGFARYSVDRDWIVPHFEKMLYDNALLCRVYAHLWRATGSDLARRVALDTADFMVRELRTAEGGFASALDADSDDGTGRHVEGAYYVWTPEQLREVLGEQDAELAAQYFGVTEEGTFEHGQSVLQLPQQDTVFDAEKVESIRRRLLDARAQRPAPGRDDKVVAAWNGLAIAALAETGAYFDRPDLVDAALGAADLLVRLHLDEQARLSRTSKDGQVGANAGVLEDYADVAEGFLALASVTGEGVWLDFAGFLLDHVLTRFTGPEGALFDTAADAERLIRRPQDPTDNAVPSGWTAAAGALLSYAAQTGSEPHREGAEKALGVVKALGPRVPRFVGWGLAVAEAFLDGPKEVAIVGPASADEATKALHRTALLGNAPGAVVAVGTPDSGEFPLLADRVLVDGRPTAYVCRHFTCDAPTTDAEALRVALGG, from the coding sequence ATGCCGAACCGACTGGCCCACGAGACGTCCCCCTACCTCCTCCAGCACGCGGACAACCCGGTCGACTGGTGGCCCTGGTCGGCCGAGGCCTTCGAGGAGGCGCGGAAGACGAACAAACCCGTTCTGCTGAGCGTGGGGTATTCGAGCTGCCATTGGTGTCATGTCATGGCCCAAGAGTCCTTCGAGGACCAGGCGACGGCCGACTTGCTCAACGAGCATTTCGTGAGCGTCAAGGTCGACCGCGAGGAACGCCCCGACGTCGACGCCGTCTACATGGAGGCCGTGCAGGCCGCCACCGGGCAGGGTGGCTGGCCCATGACCGTGTTCCTCACCCCGGACGCCGAGCCCTTCTACTTCGGCACCTACTTCCCGCCCTCGCCCCGCCAGGGCATGCCCTCCTTCCGGCAGGTGCTGGAGGGGGTGCGGGCCGCCTGGACCGACCGGCGGGACGAGGTCGCCGAGGTCGCCGGGAAGATCGTGCGGGATCTCGCCGGACGGGAGATCTCCTACGGCGACTCGCAGGCGCCCGGTGAGGAGCAGCTCGCCGCGGCCCTGCTCGGGCTGACGCGGGAGTACGACGCGCAGCGCGGCGGGTTCGGCGGGGCGCCGAAGTTCCCGCCGTCGATGGTCGTGGAGTTCCTGTTGCGCCACCACGCCCGCACCGGTGCCGAGGGTGCTCTTCAGATGGCGCAGGACACCTGCGAGCGGATGGCCCGTGGCGGTATCCACGACCAGCTCGGCGGCGGCTTCGCCCGCTACTCCGTGGACCGGGACTGGATCGTGCCGCACTTCGAGAAGATGCTCTACGACAACGCCCTGCTGTGCCGCGTCTACGCCCACCTGTGGCGGGCCACCGGCTCCGACCTGGCCCGTCGGGTCGCGCTCGACACCGCCGACTTCATGGTGCGGGAACTGCGCACCGCCGAGGGCGGGTTCGCCTCCGCGCTGGATGCCGACAGCGACGACGGGACGGGCAGGCACGTCGAGGGCGCCTACTACGTGTGGACGCCGGAGCAGTTGCGTGAGGTGCTCGGGGAGCAGGACGCCGAGCTTGCCGCGCAGTACTTCGGTGTGACCGAGGAGGGAACGTTCGAGCACGGGCAGTCGGTGCTTCAACTTCCGCAGCAGGACACGGTGTTCGACGCGGAGAAGGTCGAGTCGATCAGGCGGCGGCTGCTCGACGCGCGGGCGCAGCGGCCTGCCCCGGGCCGGGACGACAAGGTCGTCGCCGCCTGGAACGGGCTCGCGATCGCCGCGCTCGCCGAGACCGGTGCCTACTTCGACCGGCCCGACCTGGTCGACGCCGCACTCGGGGCCGCCGACCTTCTCGTACGGCTGCATCTGGACGAGCAGGCCCGGCTGTCCCGTACCAGCAAGGACGGTCAGGTGGGAGCCAACGCCGGTGTGCTGGAGGACTACGCCGATGTGGCCGAGGGGTTCCTCGCTCTCGCGTCGGTGACCGGGGAGGGGGTCTGGCTCGACTTCGCCGGGTTCCTGCTCGACCATGTGCTGACGCGGTTCACCGGGCCGGAGGGGGCGCTGTTCGACACCGCCGCCGACGCCGAGCGGCTGATCCGGCGGCCGCAGGACCCGACCGACAACGCGGTGCCCTCCGGGTGGACGGCCGCTGCGGGGGCGCTGTTGTCCTATGCCGCGCAGACCGGGTCCGAGCCCCATCGCGAGGGCGCGGAGAAGGCGCTCGGGGTGGTGAAGGCGCTCGGGCCCCGGGTGCCGCGGTTCGTCGGGTGGGGGCTCGCGGTCGCGGAGGCGTTCCTGGACGGGCCGAAGGAGGTCGCGATCGTGGGGCCCGCGTCGGCCGACGAGGCCACGAAGGCCCTGCACCGTACGGCACTTCTGGGGAACGCGCCGGGGGCGGTCGTCGCCGTGGGGACCCCGGACAGCGGCGAATTCCCGCTGCTCGCCGACCGGGTCCTCGTCGACGGCCGCCCCACCGCCTATGTCTGCCGGCACTTCACGTGTGACGCGCCTACGACCGACGCGGAGGCGTTGCGGGTGGCGTTGGGCGGTTAG